The DNA window taattttattttctaattgtttgttttgaaactttttttttttaaaaaaaaaaaagaaattaaaaaatcaatgaCTAGGTCCAAATTGGAATACTCAtgccaaaataaaaaaaccatAGCAATTTATTATTGAAATCCCCAATTAATAAATGACAAAGTTTTCATTTAAGATTCAATATCCACCAAACAATGCATATAGTcatttcaataaataataataaaatgtacATACCAATTTTATACACACATGCATGGTATTCTCATAAGTATTACAATTTacaatacaaaaaattggataaTCTTATAATAAAAAACATACTTAATTTTCCCAATCTATTTGGATATGTATCAACATAAATGGTATGTACATAAatttgaagatttttttttttttacataaattgCTTtccaataaaatcaattttttttaataaaaaaaatctgattTTCCTTATATGATATACGAAGATAACACTTTTCATTTTTGGCTCCATAAATTGTATGTATACACTACAacctatatatacacatatatactatacaaatttacacacaaaaatctcaatttcactaaaataaaaaaccCAATTACACCATGGGAGACCTTTctccaaaacaacaacaaccccACATACTCATTGTCCCAACACCAGGAATGGGACATCTTTTCCCACTCATAGCTTTCTCAAAACGACTTGTCGTACAACACAACATAGCCATAACCTTCATTGTTCCAAACGACGGGTCGTCTTCCATTGAACTTCAAAAGAAGCTTCTTCAATCCCTTCCACACCCAATTTCCTCCCAATTTCTTCCACCTGTCAACATGGACGACCTCACAGCAGAAACCCCAATTGAAGATCGTATCGAACTCACCTTGACTCGGTCACTCCCAGCTTTACAACAAGCTCTCAAACTCACCACCGAGTCAACTCAGTTCTCTGCTCTTGTCGTTGATGTATTTGGTCCAGCTGCCTTTGACGTGGCAAAAGAATTCAATATTCCTCCTTATATTTTCTTCCCAACGACAGCAAATGTGTTGTCGTTATTTTTTTACTTACCAAAACTTGATGCCATCACTTCATCCGAGTATCGGTTCTTATCCGACCCGATTCAATTACCCGGGTGTATTCCGGTCGAGGGGCGGGATTTTTTTAGCCCGCTTCACGACCGGACAACTGAAACCTATCGAGCTTTTGTTCGGATGGCGGAGAAGTATCATTCGGCTTCGGGGATTTTGGTTAATAGCTTTGTGGATTTGGAACCGGGTGCTTTTAGGGCTATCATGGATAGAGTCCATGGTAACCCGCCTATTTACCCGGTTGGGCCGTTGACTCAAACCGGGTCGAGTTCGGGTACCGGGTCAGAGGAAGTACCCGAATGTTTGAGATGGCTTGATAACCAACCAAAAGGGTCAGTTATTTTTGTGTCGTTTGGTAGTGGTGGGACCCTTTCACAAGAGCAGTTCACTGAAATGGCTAAAGGACTTGAAATGAGTGGGCAAAGATTTCTTTGGGTTATTAGAAGCCCAAATGACAAAGCTTCAAGTGCTTTTTTCACTTTGAAGAGTCAAAAAAGGCCATTTGATTATCTCCCAGATGGGTTTATGGAGAGGACTAAAGATTTGGGCCTTGTTGTGGACTCATGGGCCCCTCAAATTAGGGTGTTGGCCCATGAATCAACAGGTGGGTTTTTGACCCATTGTGGGTGGAATTCAACTTTGGAAAGTGTTGTTCATGGGGTTCCTTTGGTGGTTTGGCCACTTTATGCTGAGCAAAAAATGAATGCTGTTTTGGTtggtgaaaagggtttgaaaaTTGGGTTGAGAGTGAAGTTTAATGAGAGTGGAATTGTTGGGAGGGATGAGATTTGTGAGTATGTGAAGATTTTAATGGAAGGTGAAGAAGGAAAGGTTATGAGGAAAAATGTTAGTGATCTTAAGGAAGCTTCTAAGTTGGCTCTTAGTGATGAAGGGTCTTCTACTAAGTCACTTGCTGAGGTTGCTCATATTTGGAAAAATCACAAAGTTTGATATGGATTTTATTCGGCCAAATttcataagataaataattatagTAATAAATAAGGATTAATGTTggcttttgttttttgtttttatatttatggaatgtTGTTTGGAATgacaatttatatattttgtttctaTCTATATATACATGTGTGCAAGTATtgcaatataattttatatggaATGATATAAGTTATTAAAAGGGAAAATTGGtgttatttttgatattttttttccttttagatttttatgatagtttataaagacacaaaaaaaaaaaaaaaactacatcaAAATAGGAGTGTTCGCGGTATGGTTAgtgtgtgacagtcagtagtctcgtgatTCATAAAGAAAAACACCAAATAAGCTGTGCAATTCCACATTGTCTAAGAACGATCAAGTATGATGATTTTAaggctgtgtaggtatgagactacacagttgaagataacttaaataaattgattgatactacctatatcaacaaggtgcatatAGTTTTTCGGTAgtccatcacgaaagaactctacagttaagcgtgcttgacttggggtaatttcaggatgggtgacctcttgagAAATtttgagtgaggacaaagcacactagaaacactcgtgttagtctgtagggtcagtcgtcatcCCATGAAGCAactagagtggcgtactcgtgtataagagccattattctgtAGGTGTAAGGATccaatagaggcttgaagcaGGGGACGTTACATGAAGCGGGTTATAGCCCTTTTCCTAAACGAAACCGcatatatgtgatttttgtaatttcttaaACCGTAACCGTATCGTGAGAtcttaaaattacaaaaattataccTCGAAAATACGGTATGGTGCGGTACGGTTTGAACACTTTACATTACATTCATtatcaaatattataataaaaatttaaaaattaatatattaaagttttaataatacaaaaaaaaattattaaatttttaacatCATAACATATATTCTAATTATTAAATCACTATGTTAAACTGTCtctaaaaaacaatataaatatattacatatatttgtttttatatgaaaagaaaataaaatttatattgaaaagttagtaattttgtaatatatagTGCGGTGCAGTTTGAACTGCAAGTATGCAATTATTAAATTTCAAACTGCAAACTGCACTGAACCGtgaagtttggtaaaaatacaaaCCACAACAGCACCACAAAGAAttttaaactacaatttttaTGCGGTATGGTGCACTGCGGACATTTGTACAGTGTGAGCGGTTTAcataaaaatgagagaaaaataacaacaataattgTGTGAAAAATTCAAAAGCACAATTTAGTactaaaaatcctaattaatcaaaaaaaaaaaaaaaagaaaaaagaaaaaagaaaatctaaTAAAACCCTAGAAAGAAAGGGGAAAGGGGTTTAAAGATTGCTTCTTTCTCCTTCCTCACTCATCGGAGTTACAGAGTTACAGTGAGTGAAGCAATTGTACGGACATGGAGAAATCTTTGGTGGAGTTGGACATTGGCACAACCTGCTCCTCCTGGAACTATTCCGGTTTCAGGCTAGCTGCTGCTTCCAACGATGGCTTCCTTTCTATCTTCGACTCTCCGGACCCTGCTTCCTCCTCCTTCACCCGCTCATCTAAATCTAGGGTTTGTTcctatatttctatttcctcaATATACTGCATTCTATTCCCTTCATTTCCTTCAAAGTAATGTGCTTTTTGATCAAATtgataaatttttaaatgtaatgaTAGCTTTTGGAGATGTTGGTCGAgatgtgaattttggttgtaATTCACTTGAATAAAACTGTGTCATTGGTGGtgtaatggttttgtattagaTATACAAGAAAGTGGATGAATATGCAAGTTGGTTTTGAGTATGATTGTTGATTTGTGTTTTTTTAGTGCTCTCTGAGTTTGTTTATTATGTTTGATCTTATCATCTCTGTTAGGTGCATGAAAATGGAGTTGTCAAAGTTGTTTGGGTTCCTCCGGAATATGGTGATGCAGTGGCATGTGTTTGTGTGGATGGAACAGTGTCACTCTGGGAGGAGGTTGTAGAAGGTATTTATTTCTCacctttcttcttcttgttgttgTTTCATGAACCAAGCTAAAATGTGGGAATTTGGATGTGTCACCATTTATTTGGAAAACAAATTCTCTTAGCTGCCTTTTATCAATGATAATGTTGCAAAGTTTCCCATGACTGATGTACTGTACTTGATTCTAAAGATGTTGTTTCTTCTCCAATCACTTTCCAATACTCTAGGAGCTAACATAGATTGATGAACTACTAGAATTCGAGCTTCTCGATCTTACAAGTGACTTTATTTTCATTAAATTATAGCTGCTCATTAGCTCTATCTGATACTTTTAGGGATTCTTTGGCACAAGAAGTTAGAGGATTTAAGTCCCTTTTCCTGCTcttaaagaaattatttttgtcTCTTAACAAATTGAGATGCAATATATTGAAATGTAATATTGCTGTCCTTGATGACATTATTTCCCATCAACCTCTGCTGATCTTGACTGTAAGAGGTTTTGTTGCTGTTCTTGACTAATGGTTCTTTCTTGCTTTGAGGTGTTTTCAAGTTTCAACTTCATTTTGATTGTTATATTGAGTTTCTACCTTCATTGCTAGATGGACAGCGCTAGCCAATGTCCAATGTTGTTGTTCCaccaaatttataatatttgatCTTAAGCATGTGTACTTCACTTCAGTTTCAGGTTTCAGCTAGCTTCACTTGTATATTCTTGAACAATCTTCTGAATCTTTTGTTGTCATGCTTTGTTTCTTGCCTCTCGGATTTGCTGTCACTAACTTTACTAACAACCTTTTCATTCTAAGAAACAACCTTTTCAAGTAACTCAAAAAGCTCAAAAATTCTATTCACTTCCTTTAACTAATATTCTCTTATTTGTCTAGTCTCTAGATCACAGTAACAATTAGTTTAGGGTTTTGTACCCATTATTTACAAAATTAGCTTTACATTTAGACTTTTAATATGGTACTGAGTTTCTTCAGCACCAATTGCTTACCCACTTAAAGACCCCGTTTTGGGTTTTGTGAAGATTGTATTTACTTGGATTTCAAGCAGAATTTCA is part of the Cannabis sativa cultivar Pink pepper isolate KNU-18-1 chromosome 5, ASM2916894v1, whole genome shotgun sequence genome and encodes:
- the LOC115718128 gene encoding hydroquinone glucosyltransferase-like, giving the protein MGDLSPKQQQPHILIVPTPGMGHLFPLIAFSKRLVVQHNIAITFIVPNDGSSSIELQKKLLQSLPHPISSQFLPPVNMDDLTAETPIEDRIELTLTRSLPALQQALKLTTESTQFSALVVDVFGPAAFDVAKEFNIPPYIFFPTTANVLSLFFYLPKLDAITSSEYRFLSDPIQLPGCIPVEGRDFFSPLHDRTTETYRAFVRMAEKYHSASGILVNSFVDLEPGAFRAIMDRVHGNPPIYPVGPLTQTGSSSGTGSEEVPECLRWLDNQPKGSVIFVSFGSGGTLSQEQFTEMAKGLEMSGQRFLWVIRSPNDKASSAFFTLKSQKRPFDYLPDGFMERTKDLGLVVDSWAPQIRVLAHESTGGFLTHCGWNSTLESVVHGVPLVVWPLYAEQKMNAVLVGEKGLKIGLRVKFNESGIVGRDEICEYVKILMEGEEGKVMRKNVSDLKEASKLALSDEGSSTKSLAEVAHIWKNHKV